A part of Mustela erminea isolate mMusErm1 chromosome 9, mMusErm1.Pri, whole genome shotgun sequence genomic DNA contains:
- the RELT gene encoding tumor necrosis factor receptor superfamily member 19L isoform X2, protein MYLSGPLLAWSLGLWTPIFLLEVSRSQLPICLEAGDSQGLRMKPSPPHWPLSCLFVLLPWPLATPVSTTSWQCPPGKEPHLDPGQGTLCRSCPPGTFSALWGPGPCQPHSRCSPRGRLEAQAGTATQDTLCGDCQPGWVATLGVPHVPCQPCSWMPLGTRGCSEWGRRARRGVEVAAGDASAGDTRQPGNSTRAGGPEETAAQYAVIAIVPVFCLMGLLGILVCNLLKRKGYHCTAHKEVGPGPGGGGSGINPAYRAEDANEDTIGVLVRLITEKKENAAALEELLKEYHSKQLVQTGHGPVPRLPLGTPSLPHICPHRHHLHTVQGLASLSGPCCSRCSQKKWPEVLLSPEAAAAATPTPRLLPNPARAPKAGAKAGRQGEITILSVGRFRVARIPEQRSSSAAPEVKTITEAGPSASDLPDSPQPGLPTEQRALLGSGGSHTKWLKPPAENKAEENRYVVRLSESTLVI, encoded by the exons GCTGGCGACTCCCAGGGCCTGAGGATGAAGCCAAGCCCGCCACATTGGCCCCTGTCCTGCCTTTTTGTG CTGCTTCCTTGGCCTCTGGCCACTCCAGTATCAACGACCTCTTGGCAGTGCCcacctgggaaggagccccacctG GACCCGGGGCAGGGCACATTATGCAGATCCTGTCCCCCCGGCACTTTCTCTGCTTTGTGGGGCCCTGGCCCGTGCCAGCCCCATTCCCGCTGCAGTCCTCGGGGGAGGCTGGAGGCCCAGGCAGGCACAGCGACTCAAGACACTCTATGTGGAGACTGCCAGCCTGG GTGGGTTGCCACTTTGGGGGTCCCCCATGTCCCCTGTCAGCCATGCTCCTGGATGCCTCTGGGTACTCGTGGCTGCTCTG AGTGGGGACGGCGGGCCCGACGTGGCGTGGAGGTAGCAGCAGGGGACGCCAGCGCTGGGGACACGCGGCAGCCTGGGAATAGCACCCGGGCAGGTGGCCCTGAGGAGACGGCCGCCCAGTATGCGGTTATTGCCATCGtgcctgtcttctgcctcatGGGGCTGCTGGGCATCCTGGTGTGTAACCTGCTCAAGCGGAAGGGCTACCACTGCACCGCCCACAAGGAGGTTGGGCCTGGCCCTGGAGGTGGAGGCAGCG GGATCAACCCCGCCTACAGGGCTGAAGATGCCAACGAGGACACCATCGGGGTCCTGGTACGCCTGATCACAGAGAAGAAAG AGAATGCGGCGGCCCTGGAGGAGCTGCTGAAGGAGTACCACAGCAAACAGCTGGTACAGACCGGCCACGGGCCTGTGCCCAG GCTGCCACTAGGCACCCCCAGTTTGCCACACATCTGCCCGCATCGCCACCACCTCCACACCGTGCAGGGCTTGGCCTCACTCTCTGGCCCCTGCTGCTCCCGGTGCAGTCAGAAGAAGTGGCCCGAGGTGCTGCTGTCCCCTGAGGCCGCAGCTGCCGCTACCCCCACTCCCAGACTCCTGCCCAACCCTGCCAGGGCTCCAAAGGCAGGGGCCAAGGCAGGACGCCAGGGCGAGATCACCATCTTGTCTGTGGGCAG GTTCCGAGTGGCCCGAATTCCAGAGCAACGGTCAAGTTCAGCAGCCCCTGAGGTGAAGACTATCACGGAGGCTGGGCCCTCGGCGAGTGACCTCCCTGATTCCCCACAACctggcctccccactgagcagcgggCACTGCTGGGAAGTGGTGGAAGCCATACAAAGTGGCTGAAGCCCCCGGCAGAGAACAAGGCTGAG GAAAACCGCTATGTGGTCCGGCTAAGTGAGAGCACTCTGGTTATCTGA
- the RELT gene encoding tumor necrosis factor receptor superfamily member 19L isoform X1 — translation MKPSPPHWPLSCLFVLLPWPLATPVSTTSWQCPPGKEPHLDPGQGTLCRSCPPGTFSALWGPGPCQPHSRCSPRGRLEAQAGTATQDTLCGDCQPGWVATLGVPHVPCQPCSWMPLGTRGCSEWGRRARRGVEVAAGDASAGDTRQPGNSTRAGGPEETAAQYAVIAIVPVFCLMGLLGILVCNLLKRKGYHCTAHKEVGPGPGGGGSGINPAYRAEDANEDTIGVLVRLITEKKENAAALEELLKEYHSKQLVQTGHGPVPRLPLGTPSLPHICPHRHHLHTVQGLASLSGPCCSRCSQKKWPEVLLSPEAAAAATPTPRLLPNPARAPKAGAKAGRQGEITILSVGRFRVARIPEQRSSSAAPEVKTITEAGPSASDLPDSPQPGLPTEQRALLGSGGSHTKWLKPPAENKAEENRYVVRLSESTLVI, via the exons ATGAAGCCAAGCCCGCCACATTGGCCCCTGTCCTGCCTTTTTGTG CTGCTTCCTTGGCCTCTGGCCACTCCAGTATCAACGACCTCTTGGCAGTGCCcacctgggaaggagccccacctG GACCCGGGGCAGGGCACATTATGCAGATCCTGTCCCCCCGGCACTTTCTCTGCTTTGTGGGGCCCTGGCCCGTGCCAGCCCCATTCCCGCTGCAGTCCTCGGGGGAGGCTGGAGGCCCAGGCAGGCACAGCGACTCAAGACACTCTATGTGGAGACTGCCAGCCTGG GTGGGTTGCCACTTTGGGGGTCCCCCATGTCCCCTGTCAGCCATGCTCCTGGATGCCTCTGGGTACTCGTGGCTGCTCTG AGTGGGGACGGCGGGCCCGACGTGGCGTGGAGGTAGCAGCAGGGGACGCCAGCGCTGGGGACACGCGGCAGCCTGGGAATAGCACCCGGGCAGGTGGCCCTGAGGAGACGGCCGCCCAGTATGCGGTTATTGCCATCGtgcctgtcttctgcctcatGGGGCTGCTGGGCATCCTGGTGTGTAACCTGCTCAAGCGGAAGGGCTACCACTGCACCGCCCACAAGGAGGTTGGGCCTGGCCCTGGAGGTGGAGGCAGCG GGATCAACCCCGCCTACAGGGCTGAAGATGCCAACGAGGACACCATCGGGGTCCTGGTACGCCTGATCACAGAGAAGAAAG AGAATGCGGCGGCCCTGGAGGAGCTGCTGAAGGAGTACCACAGCAAACAGCTGGTACAGACCGGCCACGGGCCTGTGCCCAG GCTGCCACTAGGCACCCCCAGTTTGCCACACATCTGCCCGCATCGCCACCACCTCCACACCGTGCAGGGCTTGGCCTCACTCTCTGGCCCCTGCTGCTCCCGGTGCAGTCAGAAGAAGTGGCCCGAGGTGCTGCTGTCCCCTGAGGCCGCAGCTGCCGCTACCCCCACTCCCAGACTCCTGCCCAACCCTGCCAGGGCTCCAAAGGCAGGGGCCAAGGCAGGACGCCAGGGCGAGATCACCATCTTGTCTGTGGGCAG GTTCCGAGTGGCCCGAATTCCAGAGCAACGGTCAAGTTCAGCAGCCCCTGAGGTGAAGACTATCACGGAGGCTGGGCCCTCGGCGAGTGACCTCCCTGATTCCCCACAACctggcctccccactgagcagcgggCACTGCTGGGAAGTGGTGGAAGCCATACAAAGTGGCTGAAGCCCCCGGCAGAGAACAAGGCTGAG GAAAACCGCTATGTGGTCCGGCTAAGTGAGAGCACTCTGGTTATCTGA